Below is a genomic region from Thermodesulfobacteriota bacterium.
GAAAAAGACGGCATATACGCCCGGCTCTACAATGTGCAGACGTTTAATTAGGGTTCAGGGTTTAGGGGCTAGGGTTTAGGGTTGAAAATGTTTTTCTGGGAACTCTAAACTCGTAACTCGAAACTGGTTAGTTGGAGAGACTACATTGGGCTTAATGGGTAGCGGAGAGGAAAAAAGAGAGGGTAAGACCTACGATGTAAAGATCATAAGGTGGCTCCTCGGCTTTGCTAGACCTTATAAAAGGTTCATGGTTCTTTCTCTTCTTTTCATGGTCTTAACTGCGGGGCTCGAGCTTGTCGTTCCCTATCTGACCAAGATCGCCGTGGACAGCTACATATTCCCTTCCTGGAGGGAGGCCAGGTTCTCCAATGGACAAGCGGATAAGGAATTCGAGGACCAACTTAAGAAGAAATATCCAGAATCGGTTATTCGATTGAGCGACCATTCCTATCTAGTGGATACCTCAAAGGTGGGCAGAGAGGATAATACCAACCTGGAGAAGCTCGGATATATCACGGAAGACAGGTATCTGGCTATTAATGTAAGTGAACTGAGAGCGGAAAAAATGGATGAGGCCCGTGAAATAATAGACAAGCATTCGAGCCTATTCAAATCGGTCGGGCGGGTGTATTACGCAGAATACTCTTCCCTTAAAGACCTGAGTGACCAGGAAATCAGCACGTTAAGGAGCGAAGAGATTAGGCAGATTACCCTTCTTGCTCTGGTCCTGTTTGTTTGCCTTTTCCTGGTATTTGTCTTCAGCTCACTCTACACCTATTTTCTTAATTACTCCGGCCAAAAAATCATGCATCAGATCAGGCTAACGGTCTTCTCTCATATCTTGTCCCTACCCCAATCATTCTTCGATAAAAGCCCGGTGGGGAGGCTTACCACCCGCGTTACCAACGATGTCAATGCCATAAACGAGATGTACACGTCGGTCCTGGTTCAGTTCTTCAAGGACATCATCGTGATTATCGGGGTTCTGGGAGTGATGTTCTACATGAACCAGACCCTTACCTTTTTTATCCTGATGCTCACCGTCCTCCTGGCCATAGTGGCTGCTCTTTTCCGCATGAGGCTAAAGACGGTGTACCGCAATGTCAGAAGAACAATAGCAAAGCTGAATGCCTTCGTTCAGGAAAGTATAAGAGGAATAGTGCTGATAAAACTATACATAAGAGAAAAACAAAATTTCGACCGGTTCAGGGAGGTTAACAGAGAGAATTACAATGCCAATATGGACCAGCTCTTTGCCTTTGCCACGTTCAGGCCGATCATAGAATTCATCAGCATCTTTGCCATAGCGCTAATATTGTGGTACGGCGGTTGGAGCGTTTTAAGGCTGGAGCTTACGCTCGGAGCGCTTCTGGCCTACCTCGCCTACATAAGAATGCTTTTCGGCCCGATTGTAGAGCTTGCCGAAAGATACAATATATTCCAGTCCGCATCTGCGGCATCCGAAAATTTGTATGACCTGATGCAGTTGAAGCCGGAGGAAAGGAAGGGGATTAAATTAGGAGAGATTCAGGGGAAATTAGAGTTCAGGAATGTTTGGTTTTCATACAACGGAGATGATTGGGTGCTAAAAAACGTTTCCTTCACCGTCGAGCCCGGTGAAACCGTTGCGCTGGTCGGACTCACCGGGTCAGGGAAGACTACCATAGTTAACCTCATCCTTAAATTTTACGAGGTACAGAAAGGGCAGGTCCTTTTTGACGGTGTGGATATAGGAGAATACAGCCCTGAGTTCATAAGGTCGCATATATCTGCGGTGTTCCAGGACCTTTTCCTGTTCGGGAAAAATATCTCGGATGACCACAACGGAAAGTCGGAAGAGTTTTGGTCGTCTATGAAAAGCGACGTCCTTGAACGAACAAACGGCGGCTCGCTATCATCCGGGGAAAAACAGTTGGTTTCTCTTAGTAAGGCATTCTCCAAGGACGTGAAGGTGTTGATACTGGATGAAGCCACTTCTCATATAGACGCACAAACGGAGTTAAAGGTGCAGGAGGCTGTCAAGAAGGATTCTGGTAAGAGAACAACCCTAATTATTGCCCACCGGTTATCGAATGTGAGAGAGGCAGACCGGATTCTCGTAATCCATAAAGGGGAGATTCATGAGGCAGGAACCCATCCGGAGCTTCTTAAGAGACGGGGGATCTATTACAATCTCCACAAATTACAGAGCGAGATTAGTAGACTTTCTTCATAGACGGCTGATTTCTCAGTTAGCAATTAATTTTTAATGGTAAACAAACTCGTCTAAAATAAGAGATTGCCACACCGCTAAAAGAAAGGATAGAATTTTTTGAGGTGTTCGCCCTTCGACTCCGTCCTTCGTCAAGCTCAGGATAGGCTCAGGACGAACGGGTCTTTTATTCCTGATTAACAGCGGATGCGAGCATCCGCTCATTCCTTCCCCGATTTAATCGGGGATCAACTCAGGACAGGCTCTGAGCCCAGCCTGCCCTGAGCCTGGTCGAAGGGTCGAAGGATGCCAATGTACTTATTCGGAACCCTATCCAGCTAGTCGAAGGGATAAATTCCACGACCGAAGCAATCCGTTGAAAAAGACGCTTATGTTATTAGTCCTTTCATAGGTTATTTGAAAGGATACGATTTAGGGCACAACATTTTGTGTTTCCACTTTTACTTGTATCATGAATCATGCATCCTGTATCCTGTATCTTGCATCATGGATCGTCTTATCATGCACTTTCCGTCCCTCTCAGAGCAGAAAGAAAAGGTAATCGCCCACTTGAGGAAGCGTGAGAATTTTGACCTCGACGACCTCAGCTTCGTTGTCTCACCATATCGTATAAGCCCGATCGGAGCACACATCGACCATCAGGGCGGTCCCGTCCTGGGAATGACCATCGACGCCCGTACCCTGTTCGCTTTTATTCCAAACGAAGAGCCTAAAGTCCGGCTGTACAGTACGAACTATCCTGGAGTGGTCGAATTTAAGCTCGATAGGATAAGGGCTACCAGGAAAGACGGCTGGGAACGTTATGCAAAAGGGGCGGCCAAGGTGTTGTCCGAAGAAAAAAAGCTGAATACCGGTCTAATCGGAGCTGTATGCGGCACCTTGCCGGCAAGCGGCTTGAGCTCGTCTGCCTCGGTCGGACTGGCCTATCTGCATGCGTTGGCCAAGCTTAACAACCTCGAATTCGGCCCCGGGGATTACATTGAATTAGACAGACGGTTAGAAAACGGATACCTCAAGCTACAGAACGGCATTCTTGACCAATCGACCATTGTTCACGGGAAAAAAGACAATCTTCTTTACATCGATACCGTCACCGCCGATGCTGAATCGTTCGCTCAGCCAGATTACGAGAATGATTTTGTCATCTTTGTGGTTAACTCCGGCACCTCCAGGGAGCTGACCTCTTCCGGCTTCAACACCCGAGTAAAAGAGTGCCAAAACGCCGCCATGTTACTGGGGATTATGGGAGGCATAAAATCGGCAAAGATTTTGGCGGATGTTCCTCCCGAGGTATTTCATGATAAATCGGCGAAGCTGCCCGAGGACTTGAGACGACGCGCTTACCACTATTATTCCGAGGTAGAGCGTGTGAAAGAAGGATTTAACGCCTGGAAAGAAGCCAACTGGGAGACCTTCGGACGACTGATGAACGAGTCCTGTCTAAGCTCTCTGGAAAATTATGAGAGCGGGAGCCCGGAGTTGAAATATCTTCATGAAATCGCTAGCAAGACTACGGGCGTTTATGGAAGCCGGTTTAGCGGCGGAGGTTATGGTGGCTGTGTTATCGGCTTCGTAAAATCCGATGTGGCAGAGGAGGCGGCGTCCCAAATATATGAAACCTACATAAACAAATATCCGGAAGTGAAAGAAACGGCTGCGGTATATCTGGCTAGGTCAGACGACGGGGTAAGGTTTTTATGATAGCAATACTCCTATGCGCCGGCTTCGCCACCCGGCTTTATCCACTGACCAAGAACTTTCCCAAACCCCTGCTCCCGGTTGCCGGGAGGCCGGCGATCGACTACCTGATGGACCAGGTCATAAATCTGCCCGGTATAGAGTCCATACACGTCGTAACCAATGCCAGTTTCTTTGACCATTTTGCCCAGTGGCGGGACAAATGGCTACCGGATATCGAACCACATGGTATTACACTTAACCTCCATAACGACGGAAGCATGGACAATGAGAACCGCCTCGGTGCCGTAGCCGACCTTGCGTTCGTCTTACGTTCTTTAGAAATAACCACCGGAGCGCTCGTCGCAGCCGGGGATAATATATTTCGCTTTTCGTTAAAACCTATATGGCAACAATTTCTTGACGATGACAAAAATTATTTGCTGGCATTGCCCGAAAAAGACCCAAACAGAATTAAGCGCACCGGTGTTCTTGAGCTCGGCCCGGATGACCGGGTGGTTAGATTCCATGAAAAGCCCAATGACCCTCCGTCGTCCTGGACCTGCCCGGCAATATACTTTTTAAAACCTTCCGCACTTTCCAGGGTAGATGAGTACCTTGCTCAACCCGATGCCCGGGATGCGCCCGGATATTTCATCTCTTATCTAGTTACTAGGGAGCCGGTGTATGCAATCAAGGTAATGGGTAAGTCAATAGACATAGGCACAATAGAATCTTATGAAGAGGCAAACGCAGTTCTAAGCAGAGAGCCGGTGATTTTGGATGAGGCAATCAAAGGGTCCAATGACTGATAAAAAGGAACCCTCTTTAATTCCCATCTTAGTAAGCCTGTGCTGGGCAAACTCGAAGGATCTGTACAAACAAATCGAAATGAAAGTATAAAAGCAATTATTCCTCCCCCCCCTTGCGTGGGAGGCCTGTACTGGACTTGACAAAGGGTCTATGGTTCGACTGAGTTTATTCCTTCCCCGATTAGATCGGGGACCAGCTCAGGACAGGCTTTGAGCGCAGCCGAAAGGCTCACCATGAAGGCAGGTCTAAAACTCCAAGCAATACTATGCCCTTCACCCTGAGCGGAGACGAAGGGTGAGTATAGTTAAAAAGCTATTTCGACAAATAGGATTAGGATAGCACTTGCATAGCAGACATAAAAAAAGAGGGTGACCTGATTTTAAAAAGACGTTTTTATCTATCTAACTGCCTTGTTTTATTAGTATGAACCTCTAGTTTCTAATTATTTTGGTCAGCAGTGATATTCGGACAACCAGCTTATTTTATCCAACACTTTACTAGCTTAGATTTCCCGCTTATCATATTAGCGAAGTTTCCCCCAATCGGGAGGTAGAAATAGATGGCCAGAGTAACTATCGAAGATTGCCTGGAGAAAGTAGAAAACCGGTTTGCCCTGTCCATAGCGGCGATGAAAAGGGCAAAGCAGATCGCCAAAGGCGCTCAGCCCCTTTCCGAAGAGACCGACAACAAACATGTGGTGCTCGCCCTGAGGGAGATTGCCGAAGGAAAAGTGAAGGTTGTTTACCCCCCAGGACATCAACGCCCTTAGTTAATGTTACAAGACATCCTTCTTAGCTTCATTCCCCTATTCGTGGCCATAGACCCGATAGGGGTAATGCCCATGTATCTCTCTCTGACTAGAGGATTAGACAACAACGATAGAAAAAAAGTAGTCAGGGATTCAATACTGACAGCCTGTATTCTAGGGGTTATATTCGTCCTGGCCGGAAAGTTCATATTCAAGATTTTAGGAATAACGGTTGCTGATTTCGCCATTGCCGGCGGGCTTTTACTCTTCATCTTTTCCATCCTAGATTTGCTTAAAGAAGAAAGCCTAGAGGCCCGAAAAGTCACACATAGCTCCCTCGGAATTTTCCCCATCGGAACACCACTCATTGTGGGCCCGGCAGTGCTAACTACCTTGATAATTCTAGTCGACACTCAGGGGTTCGTTGCAACCCTAATAGCCTTTGGTGCAAATCTAATCATATTAGGAGTCGTACTCTACAAAGCGAATATCATTTTGTCATTCCTTGGCCAGGGCGGCGCAAGGGGTTTTGCCAAGGTTATGAGCATACTGCTTGCAGCGATAGGTATTATGATGGTAAGGCGGGGCATTATGGAGCTTATTTCGGGCAACTAGCATCGAACACAATTTCCCAAGACTATTTTGCCGTACAAGACTGATCCTAGTTGACGAATAGATAGCTACCGCGGGAATATAAATCCTTTAAAAACGTACGGAACGCAGATCTGCGTTCCGTACAAAAAAGCAAACATAAAAAATAAAGGTTTTTCATATTCTTCTGCAGAAACCGGGTTAGTTCAAACGCGAGATATATTGTTTATCCTTTTAGCCCAGGCCAAAACTCTTGCTTGTCTATTCAGTTATATCTGGTTAATGTTTTATTCATTTTTCATACTCCAAAATGAGCCACCCCGCGGCAAGGAGGCCGCAGGGTATCCGAAAATTTCGATTTTGCTGGATATGCGAGTAGGCATAGATACAGGCGGCACTTTTACCGACTTTGTTTTCTTCGACGGTGAACATTTGGGCACACACAAGGTGCTCTCAACGCCTCACGACCCCTCTCAGGCAATCGTCGAGGGGCTTACCGATATCTATGGAGATAAAGTCAAGGACCTTGAGGTCGTGCACGGCACCACCGTCGCTACCAACACCCTTCTGGAAAGAAAAGGGGCAAGAATAGCCTTAATAACCACGAAGGGATTCGAGGACCTGATCGAGATAGGAAGGCAAAACCGGGAAAAACTCTACGACCTATTCTGGGAACCCCAAGAACCCCTGGTAAAGAGGGAACTCCGGTTCGGAGTTCGGGAAAGGACGTCATTTGACGGGAAAATACTGGTCAAGGTAAACCAGGAAGATATTAAAAGCCTCCTCAAAAAAATTAAGAAATTAAACGTCCAAGGAATCGCTATTTCATTCCTCCATTCCTACATAAACCCGAGAAATGAAGAGAAGGTGGAAAGGCTTATTCGTAAAACCGGGATCCCCATATCCACATCCTCAAAGATTCTTCCAGAGTTTAGGGAATATGAAAGGACATCCACCGTGGTAGCTAACTCTTATCTCCTTCCCAAAGTCAAATCGTATATGGAGAAGCTTAGTAAGAGTCTACCTCGATGTAAACTCTCGGTGATGCAGTCTAGCGGGGGCGTTATCTCGCCGGACCAGGCTGGGGACGAACCGGTAAGGATTATTTTGTCCGGCCCGGCAGGCGGGGTAGTAGGCGGGTTCAATATCGCCAAGACAATCGGCTTTGACAAGGTAATTACCTACGATATGGGTGGCACCTCCACCGATGTTTCGCTCTGCGACGGAGGACTAAGATTTACAACCGAGACTAATATAGATAATATCCCTATAAAGATTCCGATGGTTGACGTTACCAGCATCGGGGCAGGGGGCGGGTCGATTGCCTACCTTGATACCGGAGGATCCTTGAAGGTAGGACCGGTAAGCGCCGGGGCTGACCCGGGACCGGCCTGCTACGGCAAGGGTCTTGATGCAACCGTAACCGATGCGAACGTGGCCGTGGGAAGAATCGACCCGGACTGGTTTCTGGGAGGGCGGATGAAGATATTTCCGGAAAGGACAAGAACCGCCCTTAGCCGGATGGCAAATAAGATGAACCTTTCGACCAGGGAACTAGCCGAGGGCATAATAAGGGTAGCTAACGC
It encodes:
- a CDS encoding ABC transporter ATP-binding protein, whose product is MGSGEEKREGKTYDVKIIRWLLGFARPYKRFMVLSLLFMVLTAGLELVVPYLTKIAVDSYIFPSWREARFSNGQADKEFEDQLKKKYPESVIRLSDHSYLVDTSKVGREDNTNLEKLGYITEDRYLAINVSELRAEKMDEAREIIDKHSSLFKSVGRVYYAEYSSLKDLSDQEISTLRSEEIRQITLLALVLFVCLFLVFVFSSLYTYFLNYSGQKIMHQIRLTVFSHILSLPQSFFDKSPVGRLTTRVTNDVNAINEMYTSVLVQFFKDIIVIIGVLGVMFYMNQTLTFFILMLTVLLAIVAALFRMRLKTVYRNVRRTIAKLNAFVQESIRGIVLIKLYIREKQNFDRFREVNRENYNANMDQLFAFATFRPIIEFISIFAIALILWYGGWSVLRLELTLGALLAYLAYIRMLFGPIVELAERYNIFQSASAASENLYDLMQLKPEERKGIKLGEIQGKLEFRNVWFSYNGDDWVLKNVSFTVEPGETVALVGLTGSGKTTIVNLILKFYEVQKGQVLFDGVDIGEYSPEFIRSHISAVFQDLFLFGKNISDDHNGKSEEFWSSMKSDVLERTNGGSLSSGEKQLVSLSKAFSKDVKVLILDEATSHIDAQTELKVQEAVKKDSGKRTTLIIAHRLSNVREADRILVIHKGEIHEAGTHPELLKRRGIYYNLHKLQSEISRLSS
- a CDS encoding galactokinase family protein — protein: MHFPSLSEQKEKVIAHLRKRENFDLDDLSFVVSPYRISPIGAHIDHQGGPVLGMTIDARTLFAFIPNEEPKVRLYSTNYPGVVEFKLDRIRATRKDGWERYAKGAAKVLSEEKKLNTGLIGAVCGTLPASGLSSSASVGLAYLHALAKLNNLEFGPGDYIELDRRLENGYLKLQNGILDQSTIVHGKKDNLLYIDTVTADAESFAQPDYENDFVIFVVNSGTSRELTSSGFNTRVKECQNAAMLLGIMGGIKSAKILADVPPEVFHDKSAKLPEDLRRRAYHYYSEVERVKEGFNAWKEANWETFGRLMNESCLSSLENYESGSPELKYLHEIASKTTGVYGSRFSGGGYGGCVIGFVKSDVAEEAASQIYETYINKYPEVKETAAVYLARSDDGVRFL
- a CDS encoding nucleotidyltransferase family protein, which codes for MIAILLCAGFATRLYPLTKNFPKPLLPVAGRPAIDYLMDQVINLPGIESIHVVTNASFFDHFAQWRDKWLPDIEPHGITLNLHNDGSMDNENRLGAVADLAFVLRSLEITTGALVAAGDNIFRFSLKPIWQQFLDDDKNYLLALPEKDPNRIKRTGVLELGPDDRVVRFHEKPNDPPSSWTCPAIYFLKPSALSRVDEYLAQPDARDAPGYFISYLVTREPVYAIKVMGKSIDIGTIESYEEANAVLSREPVILDEAIKGSND
- the rpoZ gene encoding DNA-directed RNA polymerase subunit omega, producing the protein MARVTIEDCLEKVENRFALSIAAMKRAKQIAKGAQPLSEETDNKHVVLALREIAEGKVKVVYPPGHQRP
- a CDS encoding MarC family protein, whose product is MLQDILLSFIPLFVAIDPIGVMPMYLSLTRGLDNNDRKKVVRDSILTACILGVIFVLAGKFIFKILGITVADFAIAGGLLLFIFSILDLLKEESLEARKVTHSSLGIFPIGTPLIVGPAVLTTLIILVDTQGFVATLIAFGANLIILGVVLYKANIILSFLGQGGARGFAKVMSILLAAIGIMMVRRGIMELISGN
- a CDS encoding hydantoinase/oxoprolinase family protein, whose translation is MRVGIDTGGTFTDFVFFDGEHLGTHKVLSTPHDPSQAIVEGLTDIYGDKVKDLEVVHGTTVATNTLLERKGARIALITTKGFEDLIEIGRQNREKLYDLFWEPQEPLVKRELRFGVRERTSFDGKILVKVNQEDIKSLLKKIKKLNVQGIAISFLHSYINPRNEEKVERLIRKTGIPISTSSKILPEFREYERTSTVVANSYLLPKVKSYMEKLSKSLPRCKLSVMQSSGGVISPDQAGDEPVRIILSGPAGGVVGGFNIAKTIGFDKVITYDMGGTSTDVSLCDGGLRFTTETNIDNIPIKIPMVDVTSIGAGGGSIAYLDTGGSLKVGPVSAGADPGPACYGKGLDATVTDANVAVGRIDPDWFLGGRMKIFPERTRTALSRMANKMNLSTRELAEGIIRVANANMERALRVISIGRGFDPREFALLSFGGAGGLHACELAQALEIRTVIFPRDPGVLSALGMLMADSFKDYSVTTILTGKEATKRAVDKTFRTLEEKANKDFPGKRLQFKRFLDARYKRQSHEITIPYSINFTEVFHRTHHQMYGYNKRESEVEIVTLRIRAITKTEKLELPRIKTGRKKIDSRKKRLFFNNKEITINSYMREDFFPGFKFAGPAIVLENTSTLFIPPDFRCEVDEWGNILARM